In the genome of Streptomyces sp. Q6, the window GCGCGGGCGTCGAAGAGGGGGCTGAGCAGCTCCATGACCTCGGGGGAGTACGTGTCCGCCGAGGTGCCGCTGCGGCGCACCTTGTAGCGGCGGTGCTTCGCGTTCGACTCCAGGTAGTCCGCCTCGATGGCGTCGCGCTCCACGCCGACCGCGAGCAGCGTCACCGCGATCGACAGGCCCGCGCGGTCCTTGCCCGCGGCGCAGTGCATCAGCGCCGGGACGCTGTCCTCGGCCATCGCGTGCAGGACTCGGCTGTGCTCGCCGGTGCGCTGCGTGATGATCGAGCGGTACGACGTGATCATGCGGTTCGCGGCGCGGCCCTCGTCGAGCAGGGTGCGCAGCTGTTCTATGTCGCCGTCGCGGACCATCTGCCAGAACTCGGCGCCGTCGGCGGGGTCGGACAGCGGCAGGTTCACATTGCGCACACCGGGCAGCTCGACGTCGGCGCCCTCGAGGCGCTGGTCCGCCGCGTTGCGGAAGTCGAAGACCGTGTGCAGGCCGAGCCCCGCGAGGAACGCCGCGTCCTCGGCGGTGGCGTGGGCGAGATGTCCGCTGCGGTAGAGCACGCCCTGGCGCACGCGCCGGCCGTCCACGGTCGGGAGGCC includes:
- a CDS encoding tyrosine-protein phosphatase, whose amino-acid sequence is MTQHAPSTEPELTGVRNFRDVGGLPTVDGRRVRQGVLYRSGHLAHATAEDAAFLAGLGLHTVFDFRNAADQRLEGADVELPGVRNVNLPLSDPADGAEFWQMVRDGDIEQLRTLLDEGRAANRMITSYRSIITQRTGEHSRVLHAMAEDSVPALMHCAAGKDRAGLSIAVTLLAVGVERDAIEADYLESNAKHRRYKVRRSGTSADTYSPEVMELLSPLFDARAEYLHAAFETVEETWGSTDRYLEEGLKLSAADRERLRERLLD